One Georgenia wutianyii DNA segment encodes these proteins:
- a CDS encoding ATP-binding cassette domain-containing protein — protein MSPVLDVAGLTVAFPGVGQVLRGVDLRLEAGRCLAVVGESGAGKSVLARSLVGLAGEGGAPARVSATRLHVAGQDLTAAGERQWRRLRGQDVGFVLQDALQSLDPLRTVGAEVGESLRLQGVSAPERRRRVLEALVRAGLDEPATRAAQRSGEMSGGMRQRALIASAIVSDPALLVADEPTTALDATVASGVLDLLAELRDAGTAVLLVTHDLGAVARLADDVVVLDAGRVVEFGPVDEVLRRPSHDVTRALLAAVPRGSRPGTTPPGGQEVLRAGGLTRRYRLPGGGAVDALDDVDLLVRRGEALGVVGESGSGKSTLARMLVAAEEPDAGQVELLGEPWSGLPERRRRPRRHLVRLVPQDPLASFDPRWTAGKVLTAAVRAAGSDRSPAELLELVRLPQAVLHRRPRAMSGGQRQRLAIARALAADPAVLVLDEPVSALDVTVQAAILDLLVDLQERTGTALVLISHDLAVVRRVCRSVAVMQGGRIVEQGPVEDVWATPQAPVTRALLEAVHPLP, from the coding sequence ATGAGCCCCGTCCTCGACGTCGCCGGGCTCACCGTCGCCTTCCCCGGCGTGGGCCAGGTGCTGCGCGGGGTGGACCTGCGCCTGGAGGCGGGGCGCTGTCTCGCCGTCGTCGGCGAGTCCGGCGCCGGCAAGTCGGTGCTCGCGCGCAGCCTCGTCGGCCTCGCCGGGGAGGGCGGGGCGCCCGCACGGGTGTCGGCGACGCGGCTGCACGTCGCCGGGCAGGACCTCACCGCGGCCGGGGAGCGACAGTGGCGGCGCCTGCGCGGGCAGGACGTCGGCTTCGTCCTCCAGGACGCGCTCCAGTCCCTCGACCCGCTGCGCACCGTCGGCGCCGAGGTCGGGGAGTCGCTGCGCCTGCAGGGGGTGTCCGCCCCGGAGCGACGCCGCCGGGTGCTCGAGGCCCTCGTCCGCGCCGGCCTCGACGAGCCCGCCACCCGCGCCGCCCAGCGCTCCGGGGAGATGTCCGGCGGGATGCGCCAGCGCGCCCTCATCGCCTCCGCGATCGTCTCCGACCCGGCCCTGCTCGTCGCCGACGAGCCGACGACGGCGCTGGACGCCACCGTCGCGAGCGGCGTCCTCGACCTCCTCGCCGAGCTCCGCGACGCCGGGACCGCCGTCCTCCTCGTCACCCACGACCTCGGCGCGGTGGCGCGGCTGGCCGACGACGTCGTCGTGCTCGACGCGGGCCGGGTGGTGGAGTTCGGACCGGTCGACGAGGTCCTGCGCCGCCCGTCCCACGACGTCACCCGCGCCCTGCTGGCCGCGGTGCCGCGCGGGTCGCGGCCGGGGACGACTCCCCCCGGCGGGCAGGAGGTGCTGCGCGCCGGCGGGCTGACCCGGCGCTACCGGCTGCCCGGCGGTGGCGCCGTGGACGCCCTGGACGACGTCGACCTCCTCGTGCGGCGCGGCGAGGCGCTCGGGGTCGTCGGGGAGTCGGGCAGCGGGAAGTCGACGCTCGCGCGCATGCTCGTCGCTGCCGAGGAACCGGACGCGGGGCAGGTGGAGCTGCTCGGCGAGCCGTGGAGCGGTCTCCCCGAGCGCCGCCGACGGCCGCGGCGACACCTCGTGCGGCTCGTCCCGCAGGACCCGCTCGCCTCCTTCGACCCGCGCTGGACGGCGGGCAAGGTGCTCACCGCGGCCGTGCGCGCCGCAGGGAGCGACCGCTCCCCCGCCGAGCTCCTCGAGCTCGTCCGGCTGCCGCAGGCGGTGCTCCACCGCCGGCCGCGCGCGATGTCCGGCGGGCAGCGGCAGCGGCTGGCGATCGCGCGTGCCCTGGCCGCCGACCCCGCCGTCCTCGTGCTCGACGAGCCGGTCTCCGCCCTCGACGTCACCGTCCAGGCCGCGATCCTCGACCTGCTCGTCGACCTCCAGGAGCGCACCGGCACCGCGCTCGTCCTCATCTCCCACGACCTCGCCGTCGTGCGGAGGGTGTGCCGGAGCGTCGCCGTCATGCAGGGCGGGCGGATCGTCGAGCAGGGTCCGGTCGAGGACGTGTGGGCCACGCCGCAGGCACCGGTCACCCGGGCGCTGCTGGAGGCCGTGCACCCGCTCCCGTGA
- a CDS encoding ABC transporter permease, with amino-acid sequence MSTRAVTPLREAAERLGATRLVRSLGPSGLVSGAVVLLVLLAAVWPDLLAPGDPTAVAPARAYLPPGEGGLLGTDASGRDVWTRVVHGAGQSLGVGAAATAIGLALGVVLGFGAALGPRWLDGLLSRIIEVLFALPSLVLALLLVAVLGAGVGPSVLAVGAATAPGYARILRARAQSVARSPYVGAARLEGVGAPRAFVRHVLPNTVWPLVALATLGVGQAIVWVSALSYLGLGALPPSPEWGAMLNASRLHITTSWWLTVAPGLAITVTAAALTLLGRRLSAVAPA; translated from the coding sequence GTGAGCACCCGCGCCGTCACGCCGCTGCGCGAGGCCGCCGAACGGCTCGGCGCCACCCGCCTCGTGCGCTCGCTCGGGCCCAGCGGGCTGGTGAGCGGCGCCGTCGTCCTCCTCGTCCTCCTCGCGGCGGTGTGGCCCGATCTCCTCGCCCCCGGCGACCCCACCGCCGTCGCGCCCGCGCGGGCCTACCTGCCGCCCGGCGAGGGCGGGCTGCTCGGCACCGACGCCTCGGGTCGGGACGTGTGGACGCGCGTGGTCCACGGCGCGGGTCAGTCGCTCGGCGTGGGAGCCGCGGCGACGGCGATCGGCCTCGCCCTCGGCGTCGTCCTCGGGTTCGGTGCCGCGCTCGGCCCGCGCTGGCTCGACGGGCTGCTCAGCCGGATCATCGAGGTGCTCTTCGCGCTGCCCAGCCTCGTCCTCGCGCTCCTGCTCGTCGCCGTGCTGGGCGCGGGCGTGGGACCCTCCGTGCTCGCCGTCGGCGCCGCGACCGCCCCGGGGTACGCCCGGATCCTGCGCGCCCGGGCGCAGTCCGTCGCGCGCAGCCCGTACGTGGGGGCGGCGCGGCTCGAGGGCGTCGGGGCGCCGCGCGCGTTCGTCCGCCATGTCCTGCCGAACACCGTGTGGCCGCTCGTCGCGCTCGCCACGCTCGGCGTCGGGCAGGCGATCGTGTGGGTGTCGGCGCTCAGCTACCTCGGTCTCGGGGCGCTGCCGCCCTCGCCGGAGTGGGGGGCGATGCTCAACGCCAGCCGCCTGCACATCACGACCTCCTGGTGGCTCACCGTGGCCCCGGGTCTCGCGATCACCGTGACCGCCGCGGCCCTCACCCTCCTCGGTCGGCGCCTGAGCGCGGTGGCGCCGGCATGA
- a CDS encoding ABC transporter permease, with amino-acid sequence MSVLRWLLGRLAAAALVAWVVATVVFFALRAAGGDPSEAILGGPGSQASEEAVAQVRAEYALDQPLLVQYLLQLARTVTFRLGDSYARRRPVSELIGDQIGGTLALAALGLLLAWVIALVVATAAVRARGPVARRAVGLLRGAEVVASVTPHFWLGAVLIAVVAGGLGWLPATSSDSSLRSLLLPALTLAVPVAGFLGQVMRDGLEEAHTAPFATTARTRGAGEGSVLWRHSLRHAALPAIALSGWAFGSLLSGAVVVETLFGRPGLGRLLIDATHSRDVPLVIGVVLVIALGYVVVMSVADVLERLVDPRLRGRLEAVRTAPHGEVVS; translated from the coding sequence ATGAGCGTGCTGCGCTGGCTGCTGGGCCGGCTCGCGGCGGCCGCGCTGGTCGCCTGGGTGGTCGCCACCGTCGTGTTCTTCGCGCTGCGCGCGGCGGGCGGCGACCCCTCCGAGGCGATCCTCGGCGGGCCGGGCTCGCAGGCGAGCGAGGAGGCGGTGGCGCAGGTGCGCGCGGAGTACGCGCTCGACCAGCCGCTCCTCGTCCAGTACCTGCTCCAGCTCGCCCGGACGGTGACGTTCCGGCTCGGTGACTCCTACGCCCGGCGCCGGCCCGTCTCCGAGCTCATCGGGGACCAGATCGGCGGCACGCTCGCCCTCGCCGCCCTCGGCCTGCTCCTCGCCTGGGTCATCGCCCTCGTCGTAGCGACCGCCGCCGTGCGGGCCCGCGGCCCGGTGGCCCGGCGGGCGGTCGGCCTGCTGCGCGGCGCGGAGGTCGTCGCGTCGGTGACCCCGCACTTCTGGCTCGGCGCGGTGCTCATCGCCGTCGTCGCCGGCGGGCTGGGCTGGCTGCCCGCGACGAGCAGCGACAGCTCCCTGCGCTCCCTCCTGCTGCCCGCGCTCACCCTCGCCGTCCCCGTCGCCGGGTTCCTCGGCCAGGTCATGCGCGACGGGCTGGAGGAGGCGCACACCGCGCCCTTCGCGACGACGGCGCGCACCCGCGGCGCCGGGGAGGGCTCGGTGCTGTGGCGCCACTCGCTGCGCCACGCCGCCCTCCCGGCGATCGCGCTGTCCGGCTGGGCCTTCGGCTCGCTGCTCTCCGGCGCCGTCGTCGTCGAGACGCTGTTCGGGCGCCCGGGCCTCGGGCGCCTGCTCATCGACGCCACCCACTCCCGCGACGTCCCGCTCGTCATCGGCGTCGTCCTCGTCATCGCGCTGGGCTACGTCGTCGTCATGTCGGTCGCCGACGTGCTCGAGCGGCTCGTCGACCCGCGGCTGCGCGGCCGGCTCGAGGCCGTCCGGACGGCGCCGCACGGCGAGGTGGTCTCGTGA
- a CDS encoding ABC transporter substrate-binding protein translates to MAQLGPHTRIAAAAALAALALAACSDGGTGAGEATGEPVEGGTLVYATGDAEPTCLDPHVGGNYPQALISTQYLEPLVGRDASGEIQPWLATDWEVSEDGLTWDLTLAEGITFTDGTPLDAEAVKVNIEHLQDPDTASSTGYLAVEKIAEVEPVDAGHVRFHLSEPDSALLESLSTQWTAIQSPAGIARGTDENCAAPIGTGPFVVTEWVPQQHVLLERNEDYASHGPEADHDGPAHLERIEWRFLPDPATRWAALQSGEVHVIDNPEPEAVVTAEAAGITHIDAPRPGSVNRIELNSSQAPFDDVRVRQAFVLSADVDPGIEALYQGVATRSHSPLSSVEPMAYSDPSLFVTDVAQAERLLDEAGWDEVDDEGYRVRDGERLTVRLPVSTNQSVAAEQALFEQIQANTRAVGFDVVITPLDLSAWYGALAAPEGGGENDYDAVSAPYTKVGPDVLRILYHSDGTVPAPSGYFANLSQVTDPELDALLDEAARITDPDERAELYTEVQRRVLEGYYILPLYDQQNHFLTRGVEGVTTLGTVSTPTFVGARLTS, encoded by the coding sequence CATCGCCGCCGCAGCTGCCCTCGCGGCGCTCGCGCTCGCCGCCTGCAGCGACGGGGGCACCGGCGCCGGGGAGGCCACCGGCGAGCCCGTCGAGGGCGGCACGCTCGTCTACGCCACCGGCGACGCCGAGCCCACCTGTCTCGACCCGCACGTCGGCGGCAACTACCCCCAGGCGCTCATCTCCACCCAGTACCTCGAGCCGCTCGTCGGCCGCGACGCCTCCGGGGAGATCCAGCCCTGGCTCGCCACCGACTGGGAGGTCAGCGAGGACGGCCTCACCTGGGACCTCACGCTCGCCGAGGGCATCACCTTCACCGACGGCACCCCGCTGGACGCCGAGGCGGTCAAGGTCAACATCGAGCACCTCCAGGACCCGGACACCGCCTCCTCGACCGGCTACCTCGCGGTCGAGAAGATCGCCGAGGTCGAGCCGGTGGACGCCGGCCACGTGCGCTTCCACCTGTCCGAGCCGGACTCCGCGCTCCTGGAGTCGCTGAGCACCCAGTGGACCGCGATCCAGTCGCCCGCGGGCATCGCCCGCGGCACCGACGAGAACTGCGCCGCCCCGATCGGGACCGGCCCGTTCGTCGTCACCGAGTGGGTGCCCCAGCAGCACGTCCTGCTCGAGCGCAACGAGGACTACGCCTCCCACGGTCCTGAGGCCGACCACGACGGTCCCGCCCACCTCGAGCGCATCGAGTGGCGCTTCCTGCCCGACCCCGCCACCCGCTGGGCGGCGTTGCAGTCCGGCGAGGTGCACGTCATCGACAACCCCGAGCCCGAGGCGGTCGTCACCGCGGAGGCCGCCGGCATCACCCACATCGACGCCCCGCGTCCCGGGTCGGTCAACCGGATCGAGCTCAACTCCTCCCAGGCGCCGTTCGACGACGTCCGCGTCCGGCAGGCGTTCGTCCTCTCCGCCGACGTCGACCCGGGCATCGAGGCGCTCTACCAGGGCGTCGCGACCCGCTCCCACTCCCCGCTGTCGAGCGTGGAGCCGATGGCCTACTCCGACCCCTCGCTGTTCGTCACCGACGTCGCGCAGGCCGAGCGGCTGCTCGACGAGGCCGGCTGGGACGAGGTCGACGACGAGGGCTACCGGGTCCGCGACGGCGAGCGCCTCACCGTCCGCCTCCCGGTGAGCACCAACCAGTCCGTGGCCGCCGAGCAGGCCCTCTTCGAGCAGATCCAGGCCAACACCCGCGCCGTCGGTTTCGACGTCGTCATCACCCCGCTCGACCTGTCGGCCTGGTACGGCGCCCTCGCCGCGCCCGAGGGCGGCGGGGAGAACGACTACGACGCCGTGAGCGCGCCGTACACGAAGGTCGGCCCCGACGTGCTGCGGATCCTCTACCACTCCGACGGCACCGTCCCCGCCCCGAGCGGCTACTTCGCCAACCTCTCCCAGGTCACCGACCCCGAGCTCGACGCCCTGCTCGACGAGGCGGCGCGGATCACCGACCCGGACGAGCGCGCCGAGCTCTACACCGAGGTCCAGCGCCGCGTCCTCGAGGGCTACTACATCCTGCCGCTGTACGACCAGCAGAACCACTTCCTCACCCGCGGCGTCGAGGGCGTCACGACCCTCGGCACGGTCTCCACGCCCACCTTCGTGGGCGCACGGCTCACCTCCTGA